In one Streptomyces sp. T12 genomic region, the following are encoded:
- a CDS encoding molybdopterin-dependent oxidoreductase, which yields MSRTALRICPLCEATCGLTLTIEGTKVTGARGDRDDVFSQGFICPKGASFGAVDGDPDRLRTPLVRKDGELREATWEEAFDAVAAGIRPVVERYGANAVGIVLGNPNVHTMAGALYPTVLLAGLRTRSLFTASTVDQMPKHVSSGLLYGDANAIPVPDLDHTDHLLLIGANPLESNGSLCTAPDFPGKLKALKARGGTLTVIDPRRTRTAKLADRHIAIRPGTDALLLAAMAYALFEEGLADPRELTPHLQGLDELRDAVREFTPEAVADACDVDAGTIRTLARELAAAPTAAVYGRIGSCTVPHGTLASWLVDVLNILTGNLDRPGGALFPQAATDRTPRPAGPGHGFALGRWRSRVGRHPEAKGELPLSALAEEIDTATEEGEPIRALIAVASNPVLSAPDGDRLDKALGSLDFMVSVDPYLNETSRHAHVVLPPPPPSQSPHHDFAFNTLAVRNQVRYTRPAVPLEPGRMAETEILARLILAATGMHGADPSAVDDLVIGQTLGKAVKEPHSPVHGRDPRELAAQLTGVNGPERRLDMMLRLGPYGDGFGARPDGLTLQKLLDHPHGIDLGPLRPRLPQPLKTVSGKVELLPQPIADDLPRLRAALRDRPDGLVLVGRRHLRSNNSWMHNVPALTGGTNRCTLHIHPEDAERLGVRNGAAVRLKGAGGEVTAPTEVTDGVRPGVVSLPHGWGHDRPGTRLSHAAADPGVNVNQLLDGSLLDPLSGNAVLNGVPVEVVPVAEKITALT from the coding sequence GTGTCCCGCACCGCACTGCGCATCTGCCCCCTGTGTGAGGCCACCTGCGGCCTGACGCTCACCATCGAGGGGACGAAGGTCACCGGTGCCCGCGGTGACCGCGACGACGTGTTCAGCCAGGGGTTCATCTGCCCCAAGGGCGCCTCCTTCGGGGCCGTCGACGGCGACCCCGACCGGCTGCGCACCCCGCTCGTGCGCAAGGACGGCGAGCTGCGCGAGGCCACCTGGGAGGAGGCCTTCGACGCGGTCGCCGCCGGTATCCGCCCGGTCGTCGAGCGGTACGGCGCGAACGCGGTCGGCATCGTGCTCGGCAACCCCAACGTGCACACCATGGCCGGCGCCCTCTACCCGACGGTGCTGCTGGCCGGCCTGCGCACCCGCAGCCTCTTCACCGCGTCCACGGTCGACCAGATGCCCAAGCACGTCTCCAGCGGCCTGCTCTACGGCGACGCCAACGCGATCCCCGTGCCGGACCTGGACCACACCGACCATCTGCTCCTGATCGGTGCCAACCCCCTGGAGTCCAACGGCAGCCTGTGCACCGCCCCCGACTTCCCCGGCAAGCTGAAGGCACTCAAGGCCCGCGGCGGCACCCTCACCGTCATCGACCCGCGCCGCACCCGCACCGCGAAACTCGCCGACCGGCACATCGCGATCCGGCCCGGCACCGACGCGCTGCTGCTCGCCGCGATGGCCTACGCGCTCTTCGAGGAAGGCCTCGCCGATCCGCGGGAGCTGACCCCGCACCTCCAGGGACTCGACGAACTCCGGGACGCCGTACGGGAATTCACCCCCGAAGCCGTCGCCGACGCCTGCGACGTGGACGCCGGTACGATCCGCACCCTCGCCCGCGAACTCGCCGCCGCCCCCACCGCCGCCGTCTACGGCCGCATCGGCAGCTGCACCGTCCCGCACGGCACGCTGGCCAGCTGGCTCGTCGATGTCCTCAACATCCTCACCGGCAACCTCGACCGCCCCGGCGGCGCCCTCTTCCCCCAGGCGGCCACCGACAGGACGCCCCGCCCCGCGGGGCCCGGCCACGGCTTCGCGCTGGGGCGCTGGCGCTCCCGGGTCGGGCGGCACCCCGAGGCGAAGGGGGAGTTGCCGCTCTCCGCGCTCGCCGAGGAGATCGACACCGCCACCGAGGAGGGCGAGCCGATCCGGGCGCTCATCGCGGTCGCCAGCAACCCGGTGCTGTCCGCCCCTGACGGCGACCGCCTCGACAAGGCCCTCGGCTCGCTCGACTTCATGGTCAGCGTCGACCCGTACCTCAACGAGACCTCGCGCCACGCCCACGTCGTGCTGCCGCCGCCCCCGCCCTCGCAGAGCCCGCACCACGACTTCGCCTTCAACACCCTCGCCGTCCGCAACCAGGTCCGCTACACCCGCCCCGCCGTCCCGCTGGAGCCGGGCCGCATGGCCGAGACCGAGATTCTGGCCCGGCTGATCCTCGCTGCCACCGGCATGCACGGCGCCGACCCGTCCGCGGTGGACGACCTGGTCATCGGCCAGACCCTCGGCAAGGCGGTGAAGGAGCCGCACTCACCCGTGCACGGAAGGGACCCGCGCGAACTCGCCGCGCAGCTCACCGGCGTCAACGGCCCCGAGCGGCGCCTGGACATGATGCTGCGCCTCGGCCCGTACGGCGACGGCTTCGGCGCCCGCCCCGACGGCCTGACCCTGCAGAAGCTGCTGGACCACCCGCACGGCATCGACCTCGGCCCGCTCCGCCCTCGCCTGCCGCAGCCGCTGAAGACCGTCAGCGGCAAGGTCGAGCTGCTGCCGCAGCCCATCGCCGACGACCTGCCCCGCCTCCGTGCGGCGCTGCGGGACCGCCCCGACGGGCTCGTCCTCGTCGGCCGCCGTCATCTGCGCTCCAACAACAGCTGGATGCACAACGTGCCCGCCCTCACCGGCGGCACCAACCGCTGCACCCTGCACATCCACCCCGAGGACGCCGAGCGGCTCGGCGTACGGAACGGGGCGGCCGTACGCCTCAAGGGCGCCGGGGGAGAGGTGACCGCCCCCACCGAGGTCACCGACGGCGTGCGCCCGGGCGTGGTGAGCCTGCCGCACGGCTGGGGTCACGACCGCCCCGGCACCCGCCTCAGCCACGCCGCCGCCGACCCCGGAGTCAACGTCAACCAGCTCCTCGACGGCAGCCTGCTCGACCCCCTGTCGGGCAACGCGGTGCTCAACGGGGTGCCGGTCGAAGTGGTCCCGGTGGCCGAAAAGATCACGGCTCTGACCTGA
- a CDS encoding TetR/AcrR family transcriptional regulator → MKTVPHPETLRRAPVQRRSAERLTRILDACADLLDEVGYDDLSTRAVAQRAGVPIGSVYRFFGNKRQMADALAQRNLDRYTVRVTERLKEAGDGGWRAAMDAVLDEYLAMKRTAPGFSLVDFGNQIPVGTRSEPNHRVADRLTDLLSGYLDREPDEDLRRIFLVAVETADTLVHLAFRVAPEGDERIIGEAREMLRAYLARVLD, encoded by the coding sequence ATGAAGACCGTGCCCCACCCAGAAACGCTTCGCCGGGCGCCCGTGCAGCGGCGCAGCGCCGAACGGCTCACCAGGATCCTCGACGCCTGCGCCGACCTCCTCGACGAGGTCGGCTACGACGACCTGAGCACGCGGGCCGTCGCCCAGCGCGCGGGCGTTCCCATCGGCTCGGTCTACCGCTTCTTCGGCAACAAACGCCAGATGGCCGACGCCCTCGCCCAGCGCAACCTCGATCGCTACACCGTCCGCGTCACCGAGCGCCTCAAGGAGGCCGGTGACGGAGGCTGGCGGGCGGCCATGGATGCCGTGCTCGACGAGTACCTCGCCATGAAGCGCACCGCGCCCGGCTTCTCCCTCGTCGACTTCGGCAACCAGATCCCGGTCGGCACCCGCAGCGAACCCAACCACCGCGTCGCCGACCGCCTCACCGACCTGCTCTCCGGCTACCTCGACCGCGAACCGGACGAAGATCTGCGCCGCATCTTCCTCGTCGCCGTCGAGACCGCCGACACCCTGGTCCACCTCGCCTTCCGGGTGGCGCCGGAGGGCGACGAGCGGATCATCGGCGAGGCGCGGGAGATGCTGCGGGCGTATCTGGCACGGGTGCTGGACTGA
- the hmgA gene encoding homogentisate 1,2-dioxygenase, with translation MSGDARKTAEGLTYLSGFGNEHSSEAVPGALPEGRNSPQRAPLGLYAEQLSGSAFTEPRAHNRRSWLYRIRPSAAHPAFTRTDNGAIRTAPFTESVPDPNRLRWNPLPEPAPGTDFLAGLWTVGGNGDATQRTGMAVHLYHANSSMDRVFSDADGELLIVPERGGLLLRTEFGLLHVEPGHVALVPRGVRFRVELLDAASDGARSATARGYVCENYGAPFHLPDLGPIGANGLANARDFRAPVAAYEDVEGPVEVVNKFCGNLWTATYDHSPLDVVAWHGNHVPYVYDLRRFNVIGTISYDHPDPSIFTVLTSPSDTPGLAGVDFVVFAPRWLVGEDTFRPPYFHRNVMSEYMGLIEGAYDAKAEGFVPGGGSLHNMMSAHGPDRETFDRASAAELRPQKIDDGLAFMFETRWPVTLTPQAAGAEHLQQRYDDVWQGLERHFRPLH, from the coding sequence ATGAGCGGGGACGCGCGGAAGACCGCGGAAGGGCTGACCTACCTTTCCGGTTTCGGCAACGAACACAGCTCGGAGGCGGTGCCCGGCGCCCTTCCCGAGGGCCGCAACTCACCCCAGCGCGCCCCGCTCGGCCTCTACGCCGAGCAGCTGAGCGGATCGGCGTTCACCGAGCCGCGGGCCCACAACCGCCGCTCATGGCTGTACCGCATCCGCCCGTCGGCCGCGCACCCGGCGTTCACCCGCACGGACAACGGCGCGATCCGCACGGCCCCCTTCACGGAGTCCGTGCCGGACCCGAACCGTCTGCGCTGGAACCCCCTGCCCGAGCCCGCGCCCGGGACCGACTTCCTGGCCGGCCTGTGGACCGTCGGCGGCAACGGCGACGCGACCCAGCGCACCGGGATGGCCGTGCACCTGTATCACGCCAACTCCTCCATGGATCGCGTCTTCAGCGACGCCGACGGCGAGCTGCTGATCGTGCCGGAGCGCGGCGGGCTGCTGCTGCGCACGGAGTTCGGGCTGCTGCATGTGGAGCCGGGACATGTGGCGCTGGTTCCACGTGGGGTGCGCTTCCGTGTGGAGCTGCTGGACGCCGCATCCGACGGCGCGCGGAGCGCGACCGCCCGCGGCTATGTGTGCGAGAACTATGGGGCCCCCTTCCACCTCCCCGACCTCGGCCCGATCGGCGCCAACGGCCTCGCCAACGCCCGGGACTTCAGGGCGCCGGTCGCCGCGTACGAGGACGTCGAGGGGCCGGTGGAGGTGGTGAACAAGTTCTGCGGCAACCTCTGGACGGCCACCTACGACCACTCACCGCTCGACGTGGTCGCCTGGCACGGCAACCATGTGCCGTACGTCTATGACCTGCGCCGTTTCAATGTGATCGGCACCATCTCCTACGACCACCCCGACCCGTCGATCTTCACGGTGCTGACGTCCCCGTCCGACACCCCTGGCCTGGCCGGCGTCGACTTCGTGGTCTTCGCGCCGCGCTGGCTGGTGGGCGAGGACACCTTCCGCCCGCCGTACTTCCACCGGAACGTGATGAGCGAGTACATGGGCCTCATCGAGGGCGCCTACGACGCGAAGGCGGAGGGCTTTGTGCCGGGCGGCGGCTCGCTGCACAACATGATGTCGGCGCACGGACCGGACCGGGAGACGTTCGACCGGGCGAGCGCGGCCGAGCTGAGGCCGCAGAAGATCGACGACGGGCTGGCCTTCATGTTCGAAACCCGCTGGCCCGTGACGCTGACACCGCAGGCGGCCGGGGCTGAGCACCTGCAACAGCGCTACGACGACGTCTGGCAGGGTCTGGAGCGCCATTTCCGCCCCTTGCACTGA
- a CDS encoding GntR family transcriptional regulator codes for MTSFAPDSIVLNRKLPLWYQVSQSLRASILGRRPQDPMRLPTEEQLAEHYGVSVLTMRQALKELEDEGLITRHRRRGTFIEPDVRRGTPVRLLGSVDAIVAQQSGMVTELLDHGKAPVPAEVAEYFPDVDEVATYHRLRSDEKTGEPTNHARNYVRPELAARIDLDDLVRWPMTKVLRDVVGADISRITDTVEARLADPETARLLQVPLLSPILHYTGVTYDTDGRVLDAAVIHYRGDRFSFTVTLEAN; via the coding sequence GTGACCTCCTTCGCCCCGGACTCCATCGTCCTGAACCGCAAGCTGCCGCTCTGGTACCAGGTGTCGCAGTCGCTGCGCGCCTCGATTCTGGGCCGCCGGCCGCAGGACCCGATGCGGCTGCCCACCGAGGAGCAGTTGGCGGAGCACTACGGCGTGAGCGTGCTGACCATGCGGCAGGCGCTGAAGGAGCTGGAGGACGAGGGCCTGATCACACGCCACCGCAGACGCGGCACCTTCATCGAGCCGGACGTCCGCCGGGGCACCCCCGTGCGGCTGCTCGGCTCGGTGGACGCGATCGTGGCCCAGCAGTCCGGCATGGTGACGGAGCTGCTGGACCACGGCAAGGCGCCGGTGCCGGCCGAAGTGGCCGAGTACTTCCCCGACGTCGACGAGGTGGCGACCTACCACCGCCTGCGCAGCGACGAGAAGACCGGCGAGCCGACCAACCATGCCCGCAACTACGTCCGCCCCGAACTGGCCGCGCGCATCGACCTGGACGACCTCGTCCGCTGGCCGATGACCAAAGTGCTGCGGGATGTCGTCGGGGCGGACATCAGCCGCATCACGGACACGGTCGAGGCCCGCCTGGCCGACCCGGAGACGGCCCGGCTGCTCCAAGTCCCGCTGCTGAGCCCGATCCTGCACTACACGGGCGTGACGTACGACACGGACGGCCGGGTGCTGGACGCGGCGGTCATCCACTACCGAGGCGACCGCTTCTCCTTCACGGTGACCTTGGAAGCCAACTGA